The Candidatus Woesearchaeota archaeon DNA window AACACGTGCTTTGCCGCTGCGGTCTTCCCAATACCAGGCGCGCCGAACACGCACACATTCCTCCCCGTCCTCCCTGCAAGGAGTGGTTTGATCGCTTGCACAATGCGCCGCTGCTCGCTTTCCCGAAACGGCAGGATCTTCGGGACGAACTCAAAGTCCAATGCGGCCTCATTACGAATAAGCGACGCCCCTGCACCACTAGCAAACAAGCCCATACCAGAGCAAGAACCCCTAAGGCCTTATAAAAATTTTGGGAGCGCGAAGAACAAGACCCCGAAAAAGAACACAAAAAAAACGGGCGGGGCACGTACATCCCTATCCAAAAAAAAGAGTGAGAAGACAGGGATAAAAAAAACACCGGGTAAAAAAAAAGTTGCTGGATGGTTCCTCCCTGCTCGAACAACCACCCCGCCCCTCAGCGGATGAATACGCACACCCCGCTGTGCCACCACCCCCAAACCCACAAACACCATTAATTCCTCACTTAAAAGTAGTCATTTTAGAAAGTTTTTTAAAGTAAGGCACATATCTCATCACCACATGGCACCTGACGAACTCGCTTCGCTCACCAACAAACATTCGCCGGCGCGAGCCGCGTTTTCTCAAGACCTCCACCTCCCCTCTCTTGCACACGTCGATCCCTTCCGCTTCGACCCTACGTGGAACGTTCAAGACTACCATATTCCACGAAAGCAATACGATCACACCATTACAGAAATTGTTGAGCGCCTCGGAGACGAACTCACCCGGGAAAACTTCCCGCCATCCCTAGAAACCGCAGTATTTGAAGCCGTTCGCAACGCCCACCAACACGGTCATCAGGGCAACCCCTCAAAACCCATAACCATAGGGTACCGCATCATCCCCGGAACTGAAGAACACCCCAAAAAACGCGCCCAAATTGCCGTCTCCGACCGAGGCGGCACTATCCACAAAGATTTTCTGCCCTACATCCTCCACCTTCGCCAACTCCTCGGAAAAAACAAAGAAGAATTCCTCCAAACGCTCGAAAACTTTTACTTCTTCTCCGACAAAGAGAAAAAAACACAAAAAAACTGGGGGCTAGGAACAAGCTTAATGCACGCGTACGCTCAGCGCGTAGAATACTTCGCCAACGAACACGGCGGACTCGTTGTTGTGCTTACGTTCAACGAGCGACGTCCAGACAGGTAAAGCACCCCCTAAGCAACTTATAAATACTCCGTCCGACTACAGCCCCCTGAGATGGACTACGCAGAACTTGCACAACTCTACAGCAAACTTGAGGCAACAAGCAAACGCCTCGAAAAAACAAAGCTCCTCGCCGATTTTCTCAAAACCGTCCCGGACAGCGAACTTGAAAGCGTCATTCTCCTCTTGCAGGGCAAAATCTTCCCCGCGTGGGACAAGCGAACGCTCGGCGTGAGTTCAAAACTCATCGTCAAAGCCATCAAAACAGCAACGGGGACGCAAGAAGCCCGCATAGAACAGCTCTGGGCACAACTCGGCGACCTCGGCCTCGTCGCGCAACAACTCCTCGCCAAGAAAACCCAAGCCGTCCTCGCCAGTGCAACGCTGAGCGTGAAAGACGTTCACGAAACCCTCAAACGCGTCGCGCAGGCAGAAGGCAAAGGAAGCGTAGAGACCAAGACCAAACTCCTCGCAAAACTCCTCACCCTCGCCGACGCGCAAAGCACCCCCTACATCGTCCGAACCGTCCTTGAAAACCTGCGCGTTGGCATTGCAGAAGGCATCTTGCGCGACGCCATCGCGTGGGCCTACCTCAACCCACCCATCCAAGACGACCTCACCGTCACGGACCGCCAAGCGTACAACCGCATCATTGAACGCGTTCAGAGCGCGATTGACAAAACCAACGACTACGCCCTCGTCGCCAGAGCAGCAAAACAAGGAACGCTCGACCGCATCACGATCACCCTCGGGAGGCCCCTGCGCGTCATGCTCGCCCAGCGAGAGTCCTCCCTCTCCGCAGCCCTCGACCGCGTCGGCCGGCCAGCCCAGCTCGAATACAAATACGACGGCTTTCGCCTCCAATGTCACAAAGAAGGGAACGCCATCACGCTCTTCACTCGCCGCCTCGAAAACGTCACCGACCAATTCCCCGACGTCGTCGCCGCCATCCGCGAAGCGGTCAAGGCCAAAAACTGCATTCTCGACGGCGAAGCCGTCGGGATCGATCCGCACACGGGAACGTACCGGCCCTTCCAGAACATCAGCCAACGCATCAAGCGAAAATACCATATTGAACGGCTCGCCCAAGAGCTCCCCGTCGAACTCAACGTCTTCGACCTCCTCTTCCTCAATGGGAAGCCGTACTTGAACAAGCCGCTGAAGGAACGAAGAGCAGCCATTGAAGCCATCATCACCCCCCTCCCTCGCCGCATCACGCCCGCAACGTGCCTCGTCACCTCCAGCGACGAAGCCGCAAAGAAATTCTATCAAGCAAGCCTCAAAACAGGAAATGAAGGGGTGATGGTGAAAAAACTCGACGCTCCCTACAAGCCCGGAGCCCGTGTTGGGCACATGGTCAAATTCAAACCCACCATGGACACGCTCGACCTCACCATCGTAGGCGCGGAGTGGGGGCAAGGAAAGCGCTCCGGGTGGCTGACCAGCTTCACCCTCGCCTGCCAAGACGAAGAGGGCAACCTTCTCACCGTAGGCAAGGTCGGCACCGGGCTCAAAGAGCTCGAAGAAGAAGCACACGAAGGAAGCAACGACACCTCACAAGAAGACCTCACCTTCCCTTCCATCACCAAACGCCTCAAACCCCTCATCATCAAGACCGAGGGCAGAGATGTTGAAATCAAGCCCGACATCGTCGTCGAGGTCAAATTCGAAGAGATTCAAAAAAGCCCTTCGTACACGTCCGGCTACGCCCTCAGGTTCCCCCGCCTCGTTCGCATCAGGGAGGACCGCGACCTGAGCGACATTAGCACCATCGCCGAGATCGAACAACTCTTTGCATCCCAGCGCTAGCCAAGGCAACGCCAACCCAGAGAAAAAAACCACCTCCTTTCTTGCCCGCCCTTCTCGTTTCTCCTTCACGCTCGCTTGTCCGGTGCTCGCAAGCCCCTCCTTGGCCCCTCTTCTTTCTACGTTCTTGCCTCGACCACCAGGCGCCGCGAAGAAAAAATGAGACCGCCTCACCTCCAAACCCTCAAAAAAAACCAGTGTTTCATTTATGAAACAATGTTTCATTTATGAAAAGTTTTATAAATAAGTTAGTTTATACGGCCTGAAATGGAAGATCTCGATCCGCGCAAACTCCTCGCCGACCTCTTCGACAAAAAGCTCCTCGCCGTCCTTCGCCTCTTCATCGACAACCCCGACAAAGAATATTACTTGCGCGAAGTAGCCAAATACACCCGCGTCCCCGTAGCAACCGTCTACCGCCACCTCGGCAAGCTCAAAGCCCTCGACATCATTCACGAGCGACGCATCAAAAAACTCAAGCTCTATCGGCTCAACGAAACCAAACCCGCCAAATTCATCGAATCCATTCTGGAAGTGCGCAAAACCGCCCTGGAAGAGTTCCTCGACCTCGTCAAAGGAGATCCGCACATCCAAGAAATCATCCTCCACGGGAAAAAGCAAA harbors:
- a CDS encoding ArsR family transcriptional regulator; translation: MEDLDPRKLLADLFDKKLLAVLRLFIDNPDKEYYLREVAKYTRVPVATVYRHLGKLKALDIIHERRIKKLKLYRLNETKPAKFIESILEVRKTALEEFLDLVKGDPHIQEIILHGKKQKDRANILIIGSGVNAEAIRQAVGTIKDKYGFSVIHLVLEPEQFEQMASMGLYSGEKRSLYKV
- a CDS encoding ATP-dependent DNA ligase translates to MDYAELAQLYSKLEATSKRLEKTKLLADFLKTVPDSELESVILLLQGKIFPAWDKRTLGVSSKLIVKAIKTATGTQEARIEQLWAQLGDLGLVAQQLLAKKTQAVLASATLSVKDVHETLKRVAQAEGKGSVETKTKLLAKLLTLADAQSTPYIVRTVLENLRVGIAEGILRDAIAWAYLNPPIQDDLTVTDRQAYNRIIERVQSAIDKTNDYALVARAAKQGTLDRITITLGRPLRVMLAQRESSLSAALDRVGRPAQLEYKYDGFRLQCHKEGNAITLFTRRLENVTDQFPDVVAAIREAVKAKNCILDGEAVGIDPHTGTYRPFQNISQRIKRKYHIERLAQELPVELNVFDLLFLNGKPYLNKPLKERRAAIEAIITPLPRRITPATCLVTSSDEAAKKFYQASLKTGNEGVMVKKLDAPYKPGARVGHMVKFKPTMDTLDLTIVGAEWGQGKRSGWLTSFTLACQDEEGNLLTVGKVGTGLKELEEEAHEGSNDTSQEDLTFPSITKRLKPLIIKTEGRDVEIKPDIVVEVKFEEIQKSPSYTSGYALRFPRLVRIREDRDLSDISTIAEIEQLFASQR